In Actinomyces radicidentis, one genomic interval encodes:
- the narI gene encoding respiratory nitrate reductase subunit gamma produces the protein MSTFESAVLWTALPYASLALLVVGLVWRYRTDQFGWTSRSSQWNESAILRWASPLFHFGIIFVALGHVMGLLIPKTWTEAVGIPEHVYHLMAMIPGSIAGLMTLVGLAGLLYRRFVVKSVRFATNRNDKVMYCFLLVPILLGSWATITTQLMGGLHGGYDYRETISPWLRSVLSFHPDTALMADVPLAFKLHVVAAFLLFAVWPFTRLVHVVSAPVGYVTRPYVVYRTREASVSAAPVRRGWEPVRTQGTGNQGSDDVAPSRGA, from the coding sequence ATGAGCACCTTCGAGTCCGCCGTCCTGTGGACGGCGCTGCCCTACGCGTCCCTCGCCCTGCTCGTCGTCGGGCTGGTCTGGCGCTACCGCACGGACCAGTTCGGCTGGACGAGCCGCTCCTCGCAGTGGAACGAGTCGGCGATCCTGCGCTGGGCGAGCCCGCTGTTCCACTTCGGCATCATCTTCGTGGCCCTCGGTCACGTCATGGGCCTGCTCATCCCGAAGACCTGGACCGAGGCCGTCGGGATCCCGGAGCACGTCTACCACCTCATGGCCATGATCCCGGGCTCGATCGCCGGCCTCATGACCCTCGTGGGCCTCGCGGGCCTGCTGTACCGCCGCTTCGTCGTGAAGTCGGTGCGCTTCGCCACGAACCGCAACGACAAGGTCATGTACTGCTTCCTCCTCGTCCCGATCCTCCTGGGCTCGTGGGCGACGATCACGACGCAGCTCATGGGCGGCCTCCACGGCGGCTACGACTACCGCGAGACGATCAGCCCCTGGCTGCGCTCGGTCCTGTCCTTCCACCCGGACACGGCGCTCATGGCGGATGTGCCGCTCGCCTTCAAGCTGCACGTCGTGGCGGCCTTCCTGCTCTTCGCGGTCTGGCCCTTCACGCGCCTCGTCCACGTCGTCTCGGCTCCGGTCGGCTACGTGACGCGCCCCTACGTCGTCTACCGCACCCGCGAGGCCTCGGTCTCCGCCGCCCCGGTCAGGCGCGGCTGGGAGCCGGTGCGCACGCAGGGCACCGGCAACCAGGGCTCCGACGACGTCGCCCCCTCCCGCGGCGCCTGA
- the modA gene encoding molybdate ABC transporter substrate-binding protein, translating into MRLSRRVALTTLSIVSAASLAACGGGSSDSSTAAASDAGASSAATSEASDASGAVSGEITVFAAASLQDSFEEIAKDFQAENPDASVTFDFQGSQDLVSALAEGSTADVLATANNSTMKDAADKGLVGEQTEFATNALTLIVPKGNPAGVTGLDSSLDKTDLVICAPEVPCGAAAQKLEKELGVTLNPVSEEQKVTDVRGKVESGEADAGIVYETDATDAGDKVETIALPKNNVINHYPIAVTKDAKNAATAQAFVDYVLSEKGAKVLQDTYGFGAPGAGSGASASASATSTK; encoded by the coding sequence ATGCGCCTCTCGCGCCGCGTCGCACTCACCACCCTGTCCATCGTCTCCGCCGCCTCGCTCGCCGCCTGCGGCGGTGGCTCCTCCGACTCCTCCACCGCCGCCGCGAGCGACGCCGGCGCCTCCAGCGCCGCGACCTCCGAGGCCTCGGACGCCTCGGGCGCCGTCTCCGGCGAGATCACGGTCTTCGCCGCCGCCAGCCTCCAGGACTCCTTCGAGGAGATCGCCAAGGACTTCCAGGCGGAGAACCCCGACGCCTCCGTCACCTTCGACTTCCAGGGCTCCCAGGACCTCGTCTCCGCCCTCGCGGAGGGCTCGACAGCCGACGTCCTCGCCACCGCGAACAACTCGACCATGAAGGACGCCGCCGACAAGGGCCTCGTCGGCGAGCAGACCGAGTTCGCCACGAACGCTCTCACCCTCATCGTTCCCAAGGGCAACCCGGCCGGCGTCACCGGCCTGGACTCCTCGCTCGACAAGACCGACCTCGTCATCTGCGCCCCCGAGGTCCCCTGCGGCGCCGCCGCGCAGAAGCTCGAGAAGGAGCTCGGCGTCACCCTCAACCCGGTCTCCGAGGAGCAGAAGGTGACCGACGTGCGCGGCAAGGTCGAGTCCGGCGAGGCCGACGCCGGCATCGTCTACGAGACCGACGCCACGGACGCCGGCGACAAGGTCGAGACCATCGCCCTGCCGAAGAACAACGTCATCAACCACTACCCGATCGCCGTCACCAAGGACGCGAAGAACGCCGCCACCGCGCAGGCCTTCGTCGACTACGTCCTGTCCGAGAAGGGCGCGAAGGTCCTCCAGGACACCTACGGCTTCGGCGCCCCGGGCGCCGGCTCCGGCGCGAGCGCCTCGGCCTCCGCGACGTCCACGAAGTGA
- a CDS encoding ABC transporter permease, giving the protein MTASARPTRSRAGRAPLPVLVVILGALGGCAIVLPLLGLGTRVGWADLPTVLASESARLALGLSLRTCVVATVMSVVLGVPLALLLARQWPGVRVARVLAVLPMTMPPVVAGIALLATLGKRGVLGPALESTGLQISFTTTAVVVAQVFVSMPYLVVTLEAALRSRDSRAETIARTLGARPWTVLARVTLPLVGPALARGTALALGRSLGEFGATIAFAGSKEGVTRTMPLAIYLERESDTQTSLALAVVLIALSFVIVGATNVRWSALWRRRSADGAAEPGTSPSTAESVGIMSRSRGQDVPISATGAARGREVAVAFTSPERDVALDLDVAAGRTLALIGPNGSGKSTTCLVVAGLLDATGGAVRVGERTVDDGGTGAFVPAGRRDVALLSQAPGVFTHMSVLENVAFGPRCHGVGRTAARERARAELAAVGAEHLAARAGSELSGGQAARVALARALATDPAVLVLDEPMAALDVTARAEMRRLVARRTAEEGLTVLLVTHDVLDITALADDVVVLERGRVVERGAAAEVLAAPTTEFTARLTGTSVLTGSLAGDESSPALVLSDGTRVAGRPDAAWDGACAGSRGVALVPPDAVGLYPVDDGGAAAGSQGSPRNALLVAVTALDRAGALITVALEAADGQRLAAVVTAGAVAELGLEPGTQLRAVIKAVQVRVLPARG; this is encoded by the coding sequence GTGACTGCGAGCGCGCGCCCGACCCGTTCCCGGGCCGGGCGCGCGCCGTTGCCGGTCCTCGTCGTCATCCTCGGCGCGCTGGGCGGCTGCGCCATCGTCCTGCCCCTGCTGGGTCTGGGCACGCGCGTCGGATGGGCCGACCTCCCCACGGTCCTGGCCTCCGAGAGCGCCCGCCTCGCGCTCGGCCTCTCACTGCGCACCTGCGTCGTCGCCACCGTCATGTCCGTGGTCCTCGGCGTCCCCCTCGCGCTGCTGCTGGCCCGCCAGTGGCCCGGCGTGCGCGTCGCCCGCGTCCTCGCCGTCCTGCCCATGACGATGCCGCCCGTCGTCGCCGGCATCGCCCTGCTCGCGACGCTCGGCAAGCGCGGCGTCCTCGGCCCCGCCCTCGAGTCCACGGGCCTGCAGATCTCCTTCACGACGACGGCCGTCGTCGTCGCCCAGGTCTTCGTCTCCATGCCCTACCTCGTCGTCACTCTCGAGGCGGCGCTGCGCAGCCGGGACTCGCGCGCGGAGACGATCGCCCGGACGCTGGGCGCCCGGCCGTGGACGGTCCTGGCGCGCGTCACCCTCCCGCTCGTCGGTCCCGCGCTGGCCCGCGGCACCGCCCTGGCGCTCGGCCGCAGCCTCGGCGAGTTCGGCGCGACGATCGCCTTCGCGGGTTCGAAGGAGGGAGTGACCCGCACGATGCCGCTCGCGATCTACCTCGAGCGCGAGTCGGACACGCAGACCTCCCTGGCGCTCGCCGTCGTCCTCATCGCCCTGTCCTTCGTCATCGTCGGCGCGACCAACGTGCGCTGGTCCGCGCTCTGGCGCCGCCGCAGCGCCGACGGCGCGGCGGAGCCCGGCACGTCCCCCTCGACGGCCGAGTCCGTCGGCATCATGTCCCGATCTCGAGGTCAGGATGTCCCGATCTCGGCGACGGGGGCGGCGCGCGGGCGCGAGGTGGCGGTCGCCTTCACCTCACCCGAGCGCGACGTCGCTCTCGACCTCGACGTCGCCGCCGGGCGCACGCTCGCCCTCATCGGCCCCAACGGCTCGGGCAAGTCCACGACCTGCCTCGTCGTCGCCGGCCTCCTCGACGCCACGGGCGGCGCCGTCCGAGTCGGCGAGCGCACCGTCGACGACGGCGGCACCGGCGCCTTCGTCCCCGCCGGCCGCCGCGACGTCGCCCTCCTGTCCCAGGCGCCCGGCGTCTTCACCCACATGAGCGTCCTCGAGAACGTCGCCTTCGGCCCCCGCTGCCACGGGGTGGGCCGCACCGCTGCCCGCGAGCGCGCCCGCGCCGAGCTGGCCGCCGTCGGAGCCGAGCACCTCGCCGCACGCGCGGGCTCGGAGCTCTCCGGAGGGCAGGCGGCCCGCGTGGCCCTCGCCCGGGCGCTCGCCACCGACCCGGCCGTCCTCGTCCTCGACGAGCCGATGGCCGCGCTCGACGTCACCGCCCGCGCCGAGATGCGTCGCCTCGTCGCCCGCCGCACCGCCGAGGAGGGGCTCACGGTCCTCCTCGTCACCCACGACGTCCTCGACATCACGGCCCTGGCCGACGACGTCGTCGTCCTCGAGCGCGGACGCGTCGTCGAGCGCGGCGCCGCTGCGGAGGTGCTCGCCGCCCCCACCACGGAGTTCACCGCCCGTCTCACGGGCACGAGCGTCCTCACGGGCTCCCTCGCTGGGGACGAGTCCTCCCCCGCCCTGGTGCTCTCCGACGGCACCCGGGTGGCCGGGCGCCCGGACGCCGCCTGGGACGGGGCCTGTGCCGGGTCCCGCGGCGTCGCGCTCGTGCCGCCGGACGCCGTCGGCCTCTACCCGGTCGACGACGGCGGGGCGGCGGCGGGCTCCCAGGGCTCGCCCCGCAACGCCCTGCTGGTTGCGGTCACGGCGCTCGACCGCGCCGGCGCCCTCATCACGGTCGCCCTGGAGGCCGCGGACGGGCAGCGGCTCGCCGCGGTCGTCACCGCGGGCGCCGTCGCCGAGCTCGGGCTGGAGCCAGGAACGCAGCTTCGCGCCGTCATCAAGGCGGTCCAGGTGCGCGTCCTCCCGGCCCGCGGCTGA
- a CDS encoding zinc-binding dehydrogenase codes for MSTSTTDIPATMKAVIMNAPGEVVVEEVETPRVTGHGDVVLQLAAACVCGSDLWPYRGAQPVDHQRMGHEYVGTVVEKADDVTTLELGDFVIGSFMLSDNTCEICEAGYQSRCANAGEYTGSQAQYMRVELADGSLVKVPGGKPEDPERLADYLAASDVLGTGWYAAVAAQAGPGKTIAVVGDGAVGLSAVLAAKALGSEKVIAFSRHEDRAALAREFGADVVIPERGEEGAAKVKELTGGYGAHGVCEAVGTQGSMDQALASCRPGGYIGFVGVSHDQTIEGQNLFLHEVHLEGGPAPVRRFLPDLIERIDRGEIHPGRVFTTRVPLDDAAEAYKAMDERREIKVLLEV; via the coding sequence ATGAGCACCAGCACCACCGACATCCCGGCCACCATGAAGGCCGTCATCATGAACGCCCCCGGCGAGGTCGTCGTCGAGGAGGTCGAGACCCCGCGCGTCACCGGTCACGGCGACGTCGTCCTCCAGCTCGCCGCGGCCTGCGTGTGCGGCTCCGACCTGTGGCCCTACCGCGGCGCCCAGCCCGTCGACCACCAGCGCATGGGCCACGAGTACGTCGGCACCGTCGTCGAGAAGGCCGACGACGTCACCACCCTCGAGCTCGGCGACTTCGTCATCGGCTCCTTCATGCTCTCCGACAACACCTGCGAGATCTGCGAGGCCGGCTACCAGTCGCGCTGCGCCAACGCCGGCGAGTACACCGGCTCCCAGGCGCAGTACATGCGCGTCGAGCTCGCCGACGGCTCGCTCGTCAAGGTCCCCGGCGGCAAGCCCGAGGACCCGGAGCGCCTCGCCGACTACCTCGCCGCCTCCGACGTGCTGGGCACCGGCTGGTACGCGGCCGTCGCCGCGCAGGCCGGACCGGGCAAGACCATCGCCGTCGTCGGCGACGGCGCCGTCGGCCTGTCGGCCGTCCTCGCCGCCAAGGCCCTCGGCTCCGAGAAGGTCATCGCCTTCTCCCGCCACGAGGACCGCGCGGCCCTGGCCCGCGAGTTCGGCGCCGACGTCGTCATCCCCGAGCGCGGCGAGGAGGGCGCCGCCAAGGTCAAGGAGCTCACCGGAGGCTACGGCGCCCACGGCGTCTGCGAGGCCGTCGGCACCCAGGGCTCGATGGACCAGGCCCTCGCCTCCTGCCGCCCCGGCGGCTACATCGGCTTCGTCGGCGTCAGCCACGACCAGACGATCGAGGGCCAGAACCTCTTCCTCCACGAGGTCCACCTCGAGGGCGGCCCCGCCCCCGTGCGCCGCTTCCTGCCCGACCTCATCGAGCGCATCGACCGCGGCGAGATCCACCCCGGCAGGGTCTTCACCACGCGGGTCCCGCTGGACGACGCGGCCGAGGCCTACAAGGCCATGGACGAGCGCCGCGAGATCAAGGTCCTCCTCGAGGTCTGA
- a CDS encoding DUF2255 family protein: MAASDDLHVSPFREDGTTYGTPTWIWSVVVDGRLFIRAWNGPSGRWYQAAVS, translated from the coding sequence ATCGCCGCGAGCGACGACCTCCACGTCTCCCCCTTCCGCGAGGACGGCACCACCTACGGCACGCCGACCTGGATCTGGTCGGTCGTCGTGGACGGGCGCCTGTTCATCCGCGCCTGGAACGGCCCGAGCGGCCGCTGGTACCAAGCCGCGGTCTCCTAG
- a CDS encoding IS481 family transposase — MTHANASLTPTGRLRLARLIVEKGWPPARAAERMGCSPTTARRWATRYRTGGTTAMTDRSSRPHHSPTQTPRRTERRVIALRVTRRWGPARIAYHLGMHPSTVHKILSRYHCVPLSYTDPTTGAPLRAHRSRPRRYEHPLPGDLVHVDVKKLGRIPPGGGHRFTGRAQGVRNRKGLKHGYWFIHNAVDDHTRLAYCELLEDERKETAAAFWARANDYFQSAGITVKRVLTDNGNCYRSAVFNDALGDIKHSRTRPYRPQTNGKVERFNRTLVQEWAYARPYASEDERAAAFPQWLHTYNHHRPHTALKGHSPADLAPNLRGQNT, encoded by the coding sequence ATGACCCACGCTAACGCTTCTTTGACCCCAACGGGTCGGCTGCGCCTGGCCCGACTCATCGTCGAGAAGGGATGGCCCCCGGCCAGGGCCGCCGAACGCATGGGCTGCTCACCCACCACCGCCCGACGCTGGGCCACCCGCTACCGCACCGGCGGCACCACCGCCATGACCGACCGCTCCAGCCGCCCCCACCACAGCCCGACCCAGACCCCCAGGAGGACCGAGCGACGCGTCATCGCCCTGAGAGTCACCCGCCGGTGGGGGCCAGCACGCATCGCCTACCACCTGGGCATGCACCCCTCAACGGTCCACAAGATCCTGTCCCGCTACCACTGCGTGCCCCTGTCCTACACCGACCCCACCACCGGGGCGCCCCTGAGAGCCCACCGCAGCCGGCCCAGACGCTACGAGCACCCCTTGCCCGGGGACCTGGTCCACGTCGACGTCAAGAAGCTCGGACGCATCCCACCCGGCGGAGGACACCGCTTCACCGGCCGCGCCCAGGGCGTGCGCAACAGGAAGGGCCTCAAGCACGGCTACTGGTTCATCCACAACGCCGTCGACGACCACACCCGCCTGGCCTACTGCGAGCTGCTCGAGGACGAGCGCAAGGAGACCGCGGCCGCGTTCTGGGCGCGCGCCAACGACTACTTCCAGTCGGCCGGGATCACCGTCAAGCGGGTGCTGACCGACAACGGCAACTGCTACCGCTCAGCGGTCTTCAACGACGCGCTGGGAGACATCAAGCACTCACGCACACGCCCCTACCGGCCCCAGACCAACGGCAAGGTCGAGCGCTTCAACCGCACCCTGGTCCAGGAGTGGGCCTACGCGCGCCCCTACGCCAGCGAGGACGAACGAGCCGCCGCCTTCCCCCAGTGGCTCCACACCTACAATCACCACCGCCCACACACCGCCCTCAAAGGACACTCACCCGCCGACCTCGCACCTAACCTCCGTGGACAGAACACCTAG
- a CDS encoding DUF2255 family protein → MTAAGKTYEVVFAPAREELADRIDAAYNAKYAGSPYLPPMVAEGPRSACCAVTVRD, encoded by the coding sequence ATCACCGCCGCGGGCAAGACCTACGAGGTCGTCTTCGCCCCCGCGCGGGAGGAGCTCGCGGACCGGATCGACGCCGCCTACAACGCGAAGTACGCCGGATCGCCCTACCTGCCGCCGATGGTGGCCGAGGGACCGCGCAGCGCCTGCTGCGCGGTCACTGTCCGCGACTGA
- a CDS encoding SDR family NAD(P)-dependent oxidoreductase, producing the protein MALALVTGASAGIGFQLAFQLADRGYDVVGVGASARIHQLGERITGVEVLPVQADLTTAEGVEAVWEAVESLGRPLDVACLNAGRSLGGAFLDTDLDDELSMLALNVTGQVRLAKHVVRHMASKRAGRVLITTSCSALTPTPYESIYGPTRAFMLSFAEGLREEMKEHGVSVTALLPGATATEFHHTAGMDNTRFGSNDWKNDPAVVAEQGLEALFAGDDHVVGGDQATKDDAALNRTLSDPVKAAKFAEASRPRK; encoded by the coding sequence ATGGCACTCGCACTCGTCACCGGCGCCTCCGCCGGCATCGGCTTCCAGCTCGCCTTCCAGCTCGCCGACCGCGGTTACGACGTCGTCGGTGTCGGCGCCTCGGCGCGCATCCACCAGCTCGGCGAGCGGATCACGGGCGTTGAGGTCCTGCCCGTCCAGGCTGACCTCACGACGGCCGAGGGCGTCGAGGCCGTCTGGGAGGCCGTCGAGTCGCTCGGCCGACCGCTGGACGTCGCCTGCCTCAACGCGGGCCGGAGCCTCGGCGGAGCCTTCCTCGACACCGACCTCGACGACGAGCTCTCCATGCTCGCCCTCAACGTGACCGGCCAGGTGCGCCTCGCCAAGCACGTCGTGCGGCACATGGCGAGCAAACGCGCCGGCCGCGTCCTCATCACGACGTCCTGCTCGGCCCTCACGCCGACGCCCTACGAGTCCATCTACGGGCCGACCCGCGCCTTCATGCTCAGCTTCGCCGAGGGGCTGCGCGAGGAGATGAAGGAGCACGGCGTCTCCGTCACCGCTCTGCTGCCCGGGGCCACGGCCACCGAGTTCCACCACACCGCCGGCATGGACAACACCAGGTTCGGCTCCAACGACTGGAAGAACGACCCGGCGGTCGTGGCCGAGCAGGGCCTCGAGGCCCTCTTCGCGGGTGATGACCACGTCGTCGGCGGCGACCAGGCCACCAAGGACGACGCCGCCCTCAACAGGACGCTCAGCGATCCCGTCAAGGCGGCGAAGTTCGCCGAGGCCAGCCGGCCCAGGAAGTGA
- a CDS encoding HsdM family class I SAM-dependent methyltransferase: MPDLDDRPLRKSRGAFFTPPEMARYIAAWAIREATDSVLEPSCGEAIFLEQAHSELVAHGAHASKHGQLVGVDLHQPSVDRARTVLASNNIDADLRAGDFFELDIAADFDAVIGNPPYIRYQDFQGQTRAKALEAALQQGVRLSGLTSSWAPFTVHACSFLKPGGRLGLILPAELLSVTYAGPVRKYLLEHFTDLRLIAFEERVFPNVQEEVVLLLADGFAPEGPGVDHFELVQRTNLNDLEAQPVITTWAPAEPTDKWLGALGTSKALESMATGPAPTFVPLDSWGHLTLGTVTGANKYFAMSPGRADELGISARDLLPLSPPGSAHLRSLELTSSDLAALGSSEKKTYLFYPTEPLTPNSTRYIELGEALEIDHAYKCRVRTPWWKVPLAKKADIFVTYMNDESASLCANVVGAIHLNSVHGLLLSETARKVDPRLLCLASQNSATALSAEQNGRSYGGGLLKLEPREARSLLVPTIDLITEHLVELSEYFDEAKKLLNAGEFAVVRADVDKILGLEANVRAIDEIRQTHQALRSRRLSRSGRSQP; this comes from the coding sequence ATGCCAGATCTCGACGACCGTCCTCTTCGGAAGAGCCGCGGGGCCTTCTTCACGCCGCCCGAGATGGCGCGATACATCGCAGCCTGGGCGATCCGGGAAGCGACCGATTCTGTGCTCGAACCTTCCTGCGGGGAGGCTATCTTTCTTGAGCAAGCACACAGCGAACTCGTCGCCCATGGCGCACATGCCTCCAAGCACGGTCAACTGGTCGGCGTTGATCTGCATCAGCCATCCGTTGACCGTGCGCGCACCGTGCTGGCTTCCAACAACATAGATGCCGACCTGCGAGCCGGAGACTTCTTCGAGTTGGACATCGCCGCCGACTTTGACGCGGTCATAGGTAACCCGCCCTATATCCGGTACCAGGACTTCCAAGGGCAGACTCGAGCGAAAGCATTGGAGGCCGCCCTTCAGCAGGGTGTCCGGCTGAGCGGCCTAACCTCTTCGTGGGCACCGTTCACCGTCCACGCGTGCTCGTTCTTGAAGCCTGGGGGACGTCTCGGTCTTATCCTACCTGCCGAGCTCTTGTCCGTGACCTACGCGGGACCGGTCCGCAAGTACCTCCTCGAGCACTTCACCGACCTCCGTCTCATCGCTTTCGAGGAGCGCGTCTTCCCCAACGTACAGGAGGAGGTCGTCCTGCTCCTCGCAGACGGTTTCGCTCCAGAAGGTCCCGGTGTCGACCACTTCGAACTGGTCCAGCGAACCAACCTCAATGATCTCGAAGCACAGCCCGTCATCACCACCTGGGCACCGGCTGAACCAACCGACAAATGGCTCGGCGCGCTTGGAACGTCCAAGGCCCTCGAATCGATGGCAACGGGACCCGCGCCAACGTTCGTTCCACTGGACTCATGGGGCCATCTGACGCTCGGCACCGTAACAGGCGCCAACAAGTACTTCGCGATGTCTCCAGGGCGAGCGGACGAACTAGGTATCAGTGCTCGCGATCTCCTTCCACTGAGCCCGCCTGGATCGGCCCATCTTCGTAGCCTTGAACTCACATCGTCCGATCTGGCCGCTCTCGGCTCTTCCGAGAAGAAGACCTACCTCTTCTACCCAACAGAGCCTCTCACGCCGAATAGCACAAGGTACATCGAGCTCGGTGAAGCACTCGAGATCGACCACGCCTACAAGTGTCGAGTTCGCACACCATGGTGGAAGGTTCCCCTTGCCAAGAAGGCGGACATCTTCGTCACCTACATGAATGACGAGAGTGCCTCGTTATGCGCTAACGTCGTCGGAGCCATCCACCTCAACTCCGTACACGGGCTACTCCTCTCTGAAACTGCTAGGAAGGTCGACCCGCGCCTCCTGTGCCTAGCTTCTCAGAATTCTGCAACAGCACTCAGCGCCGAACAGAATGGCCGTTCTTACGGCGGTGGCCTGCTCAAGCTCGAACCAAGGGAAGCACGCTCACTCCTCGTGCCGACCATTGACCTCATTACCGAGCATTTGGTCGAGCTCTCGGAATATTTCGATGAAGCCAAGAAGCTCCTCAACGCAGGCGAATTCGCCGTCGTCCGAGCCGACGTCGACAAGATCCTCGGACTCGAAGCCAACGTCCGGGCAATCGACGAGATCCGCCAGACGCACCAGGCGCTGAGATCCCGCAGGCTCAGTCGATCGGGAAGGAGTCAACCGTGA
- the hisN gene encoding histidinol-phosphatase, with protein sequence MSTPASPTRPSLTDRRWRDDLHLAHTIADQVDPLTRARFDAQDFVVETKPDLTPVTEADREAERAIRDMLARARTRDSVLGEEFPTTGSAPRQWVIDPIDGTKNFVRGVPVWATLISLVEDDEVVVGVVSAPALGRRWWAVKGGGAWTGRSLASAKQLHVSSVADLEHASLSYSSLSGWAETRRLRGMLSLMQSCWRTRAYGDFWSYMLLAEGAVDLAAEPELELYDMGALVPIVTEAGGVFTSLSGQPGPWGGNAVASNGLLHDAALELLATPTDNMPKHANRTQQ encoded by the coding sequence ATGAGCACTCCCGCGAGCCCGACACGCCCCTCCCTCACCGACCGCCGCTGGCGCGACGACCTCCACTTGGCGCACACCATCGCCGACCAGGTCGACCCGCTCACCCGGGCCCGCTTCGACGCCCAGGACTTCGTCGTCGAGACCAAGCCTGACCTCACCCCCGTCACCGAGGCGGACCGCGAGGCCGAGCGCGCCATCCGCGACATGCTCGCCCGGGCCCGCACGCGGGACTCCGTCCTCGGCGAGGAGTTCCCGACGACGGGCTCCGCACCGCGTCAGTGGGTCATCGACCCGATCGACGGCACGAAGAACTTCGTGCGCGGTGTGCCCGTGTGGGCCACGCTCATCAGCCTCGTCGAGGACGACGAGGTCGTCGTCGGCGTGGTCTCCGCCCCCGCGCTCGGCCGGCGCTGGTGGGCCGTCAAGGGCGGCGGCGCGTGGACGGGCCGCTCGCTCGCCTCCGCCAAGCAGCTCCACGTCTCCAGCGTCGCGGACCTCGAGCACGCCTCCCTGTCCTACTCGTCCCTGTCCGGCTGGGCGGAGACCAGGCGCCTGCGCGGCATGCTCTCCCTCATGCAGTCCTGCTGGCGCACCCGAGCCTACGGCGACTTCTGGTCCTACATGCTGCTCGCCGAGGGCGCCGTCGACCTCGCCGCCGAGCCCGAGCTCGAGCTCTACGACATGGGCGCCCTCGTCCCGATCGTCACCGAGGCCGGCGGGGTCTTCACCTCGCTGTCGGGGCAGCCAGGACCATGGGGCGGCAACGCCGTCGCGAGCAACGGGCTCCTGCACGACGCCGCCCTCGAACTCCTCGCAACCCCCACGGATAACATGCCCAAACACGCCAACAGGACACAGCAATGA
- a CDS encoding DUF262 domain-containing protein yields MKIQASDPNIETIFNRIIANKLDLQPTFQRGEVWDLPRKQRLIDTILRNWYVPAVHVVKTPDGAHEVLDGQQRLASIRDFMQDKFAVNGTIEPRDERIESLGGLRYSALPSRIQDEFTDFTIRLITLTDYDPDEPNELFFRLNQSYNLTPPEKRNALHGTARDQIRNLVGELAEIGLLTPATVGLSNTRLAYDDILARCCIALEQNTLRKHITNQTVEQFYRDQDSGFSDKTLTRMRTSGEWLLNEINLHDARIRFNKGTLQTWLIYGTRPLGPRADLLSPFERFRTGAKFTGTREINSGPLSSSLYPIARIYNDRSAYRVTDVSSVLLRHLVIRLFEYSTSQTQEKRPEFDVILRGLSASPSDAESILHTFLDSSAWGADLESREL; encoded by the coding sequence ATGAAGATCCAAGCCTCTGACCCCAATATCGAGACCATATTTAACCGAATTATTGCCAACAAACTTGACCTGCAACCAACCTTCCAACGAGGGGAAGTCTGGGATCTTCCGAGGAAACAACGCCTCATCGACACTATCCTAAGAAATTGGTACGTCCCGGCAGTTCACGTCGTCAAGACTCCCGATGGCGCACACGAGGTCTTAGACGGACAGCAACGCCTAGCCTCAATCCGAGATTTCATGCAGGACAAGTTTGCTGTCAATGGAACCATAGAGCCACGAGATGAGCGTATTGAATCCCTCGGCGGACTCCGCTATTCCGCACTGCCGAGCCGCATTCAGGACGAATTCACCGACTTTACAATTCGCCTGATTACCCTGACGGATTATGATCCGGACGAACCTAACGAGCTATTCTTCCGCTTAAACCAGTCATACAACCTCACCCCACCGGAAAAACGCAACGCCCTCCATGGGACGGCGCGCGACCAAATCCGAAACCTAGTTGGGGAACTTGCCGAGATCGGGCTTCTTACACCGGCGACCGTCGGACTCTCAAACACCAGGCTGGCTTACGACGACATTTTGGCCAGATGCTGCATCGCACTCGAACAAAATACTCTACGGAAACATATTACGAATCAGACGGTCGAGCAATTCTACAGAGATCAGGATTCTGGATTCAGCGACAAGACCCTGACTCGAATGCGAACCTCGGGTGAATGGTTGCTCAACGAGATCAACCTCCACGATGCGCGAATTCGTTTCAATAAGGGAACCCTTCAGACCTGGCTAATTTACGGAACTCGTCCATTAGGGCCGCGAGCCGATCTGCTGAGTCCATTCGAGCGATTCAGAACCGGCGCCAAATTCACGGGCACCAGAGAGATAAATAGCGGGCCACTATCCTCCAGTCTCTACCCAATAGCTCGCATTTACAATGACCGCAGCGCCTATCGCGTAACCGACGTGAGCTCCGTACTATTGAGGCACCTAGTCATCCGCCTCTTCGAATATTCCACTTCGCAGACCCAGGAGAAGCGCCCAGAATTCGACGTGATTCTACGCGGACTTTCCGCCTCGCCGAGCGACGCGGAAAGTATTCTTCACACGTTCCTTGACTCCTCCGCATGGGGAGCAGACCTCGAGAGCCGTGAACTATGA